The genomic DNA CGTCGAACGCCGCGAAGCCGTTGGAGACGGTCCACTCGACCGGCGCGGCCTGGCCCACGGTGGCCTCCGGCAGCGTCTGGACGGCCGGGGCGAAGGTGGCGCCGAGCACGGCGACGTCCAGCTTGTACGGGTTGTCGAGCAGCGGCGACGTGCGGCGCGACTCGACCTCGATCTCCCAGACGCCCGGCTGCGGGTTCGGGTACGACCGCAGGTCGGGGCGGCAGGTGTTCGCCGGGTTGGTGTAGTTGGCGTAGCAGTTGACCGTCGACGTGGGGTCGGACGGCACGCCGTACGGGTGGATCGCGACGAAGCGGGTCTGGCTGTCCTCGGCGAGGCCGCCGAGGGCGATCTCCAGGGACTGGGCGCCGACCGGGACGTTCACGAAGTACGACCGGTGGCTGTTGCGCTGGACCGTTCCCTCGGCCGAGAGGCCGAAGGCCGGCTTGGCCAGCTGCTCGGCCGCGACGACCGTAGTCAGGACCTGCTTGTCGATGCCCTTGGTCTTCGGGTCGTTGACCTCCAGGACCGCGCTGTGCACGCCGGCGCTGCGGGGCTTGGCGGCGACCTTGACCGTGACGGGCTTGTTCAGCGGCAGGGACACCTCGTCGGAGCCGACGACGCGGAACGTGCGCTCGTGGTTGTTCTCGAACCACAGCTCGTGCCGGATCGGGCGGTCGGCACCCGTGGTGCGGGTGACGGTGACCTCGTAGACCTTCTCCTGGCCGACCTTGACCCCGCCCTCGCGGTCGTACAGGCCGGTGCCGAAGCCGGGCTCGGCGAGCAGCTGGTCGATCGCGGTGTCGACCGGGGCCTTGACGGTGTACTCGTGGGCGTGGGCGCCGCGGAGCACCTCCTTCCAGGCGTCGACGACGTTGAGGAGACCGGCGCCCTGCTCGTGGGCCTGCGCGCCGGGGATGCGGTCGGCCTGGCTGGTGACGGCCGTGCGGAGCTTCGCCGGGGTGAGCTCGACGCCCTGCTGCTTGGCCGCGGACAGCATCAGCGCCATGGCGCCGGCGGCCTGCGGGGACGCCATCGAGGTGCCCTGCATCATGGAGTAGCCGGCCGGGAGCTGGTAGCCCGCCTCGGCGACCGGGCTGCCGGGCAGCCACGTCTGCGTCGTGTTGACGGCCGCGCCGGGGGCGCTGAGCGTCGGCGTGAAGCCGCCGTCCTCGCGCGGGCCGCGGGAGGAGAACGGCATCATCGCGTACGGCGTGGAGACGGCCGAGCCGTAGTTGGAGGCCCAGGTCTCCCGGGAGATGGACGCGCCGACGCTGATGACCTTGTCTGCGAGGGCCGGGTCGCCGATCGTGTTGACGCCGGGGCCGCTGTTGCCGGCCGAGACGACCAGCTGGACGCCGTACTCGTCGATGAGCCGGGTGTAGAGCTGGGCGCGGGCGTTGTTGCCGTCGTTCAGCGCGGGGAGGCCGCCGATGGACATGTTGACGATGTCCACGCCGCGGTTGACGACGAGGTCGATCATGCCCTCGGTGAGCGCGACGTTGGTGCAGCCGCCGCTCCAGGTGCACGCGCGGGAGGAGACCAGCTTGGCGCCGGGCGCCGCGCCGTTCATCTTGCCGCCCAGCAGTCCGTGCGCGGCGGTGATGCCGGCGACGTGGGTGCCGTGGGAGCCCTCGATGATGCCGATGTTGACGTAGTCGGCCTTGGCGCCGGAGGCGCCGTAGACGACGTCCTTGCGGATCTCGACGACGAACGGGATGCGCTCGGCGACGTCGGTGGCCGGGTTGTCGGTGCCGAAGTAGCCGACCTGGAAGCCGTCCTTGTACGGCTTCATCGCCTCGTCGTCGGCGAAGTCGCCGTTGCCGTTGAGGTCGACGCGGACGGTGCCGGCGGCCTGGTCGTACAGGACGCCCCAGACGTCGGTCGTGTCGCCGTCGCGGTTGAGGTCGCCCTCCATGTCGCCGCCCTTGGTGGCGGCCTCCGCGAAGGTGCGGAACCGGTAGGCGCCCTCGGGGGCCTTCCAGGAGCGGCCCTCGGCGGAGAAGGCGGGGCCGGCCACGGCCACGTCCATGCGCCGCCACGTCTGGTCGCCGTCCCTGACGGGGTCGGTGGCGGTGACCCAGTCGACGATCTTGCGCTCGCCGGTGGTGGTCTTCTGCAGCGCCGGGTGGCCCAGGTCGACGCCCGAGTCGAGGATGCCGATGGTGACGCCGCGCCCGTCCGCGGTCGGCCACTTCCGGACGAAGTCGACCGCGCCCGTCTCGTGGGACGGGTTGTACGGGTTGACGGCCGGGGTCTTGGGCCCGGGCGCCGGGTACGCGCCGGCCGTGCCGGCGGCGGTGCCCTTCGCGCGGTCGGCGGCCGGCGACGGGTCGTCCAGCTCGATCTCGTGCTTGAGGTCGATGCCCAGGACGCTGGACAGCTTGGCGGCGGCGCCGATGGCGGCCTCGGCCTGGGCCGTCGGGAGGGTGGCGCGGACGTAGCCGAGCCTGTCGTAGGCGCGGTCGACCGTGCCGCCCTTGAGGGCGTCGAGCTGCCGGGCGACCTGCTCGGTGGCGCCGGGGGCGGTGGCGACCATGAGCGTGACGTTCTTCTCACCGCTGGCCTCGGCCTCGGCGAGCAGTTCGGCGTCGTCCGAACCGAGCTTCGCCGCGGCGGACTTGGCGGGCTCGGGGGTGGCCGCCGGCGGTTCCGCGGGGGTGGCGAACGCGGGAGCGGCACCGGTCGCGACGAGCGCGGCGACCAGGCCGGCGGCGGCCGCGATACGGGCCGCGCGTCTCGCTCCGGATATGGAGCTGGGGGGTTCGAGCGTCATTCAACATCCCTGTCGAGTGAAAGAACGGTCCGGAATTCGATACCGGATGACCGCTGAGCTTTTCGTACATGACCGGGTTTTGTGGAGGTCTGCCAGAGTTGGAAAACTCTCATGGCGGGAATCCGCCATCGCAGGGCAACCGCCAACGGGGACGAACCGGTTGATTCTGGGCTCCTCCCGGTGCGGTGGCGGTGCGCGGGGCGGCGGGGACGGTGCGGCGGCGGTGCGTGGTGCGGTGGTGGCGAAGGGGAGCGGGGTGCCGGGGCGCGGCGGCGGTGGGCGGTGCGGTGGTGAGCGGCGGGGTGACGGCGATGCGCCGGACGGCGCGGCGGCCCGGCCCACCGGCGCCGCCCGTACCGGGCCCGCCCGCCCCGCCGCCGGTTCCCTCGCGCTCTCCGCGCCGCTTCGCCGGGACCGCCGCCGGGACCGGGCGCGCGGCCCCCGGCGCCGGCCGCCTCCGGACGTCTCCCGGCCCGCCCGTAACCTGCCGGTGTGAGACGGAGGTTGAGGGCGGCGGCCTACGCCGTGTGCGTACGCGACGGACGGCTCCTCCTCGTCCGGGGCACCGCCCCGGACGCCGCGGGGCGGTGGGCCCTCCCCGGCGGGGGGCGTGGACCACGGCGAGGACCCGCTCGGCACCGTCGTCCGCGAGGTCGGGGAGGAGACCGGCTACCGCGTCGAGGCGACCGCCCTCCTCGGCGTCGACTCCCTGCGGGCGGTCGGCCACCCCCGGCTCCGCGGCCGGGGCCGGACGGACTTCCACGCCCTGCGCCTCCTCTACGAGGGCCGCGTCACCGGCGGCGCCCTCCGCCACGAGGTCGGCGGCACCACCGACCTCGCCGCCTGGCACCCCCTGGCCGCCGTCCCCGCCCTGCCGCGCGTCCCCCTCGTCGACACCGCCCTGCGGCTGTGGCGGGACCGCCCCGCCACGGGCCGCGCCACCCCGGAGGGCGTGGACGGCGCGGACGGCGCGGAAGGCTGAAAGCGGCCCAACCCCGGCGCCCCCGGGAATCTTCGCTCAACCGGTGCGTCCCGGCCGGCGGTCCCCTCCCACGACCGCGGTCACGCGGTCGGGCAGCCACCGGGGAGGAGACCCCT from Streptomyces sp. MRC013 includes the following:
- a CDS encoding NUDIX domain-containing protein, which codes for MDHGEDPLGTVVREVGEETGYRVEATALLGVDSLRAVGHPRLRGRGRTDFHALRLLYEGRVTGGALRHEVGGTTDLAAWHPLAAVPALPRVPLVDTALRLWRDRPATGRATPEGVDGADGAEG
- a CDS encoding S8 family serine peptidase codes for the protein MTLEPPSSISGARRAARIAAAAGLVAALVATGAAPAFATPAEPPAATPEPAKSAAAKLGSDDAELLAEAEASGEKNVTLMVATAPGATEQVARQLDALKGGTVDRAYDRLGYVRATLPTAQAEAAIGAAAKLSSVLGIDLKHEIELDDPSPAADRAKGTAAGTAGAYPAPGPKTPAVNPYNPSHETGAVDFVRKWPTADGRGVTIGILDSGVDLGHPALQKTTTGERKIVDWVTATDPVRDGDQTWRRMDVAVAGPAFSAEGRSWKAPEGAYRFRTFAEAATKGGDMEGDLNRDGDTTDVWGVLYDQAAGTVRVDLNGNGDFADDEAMKPYKDGFQVGYFGTDNPATDVAERIPFVVEIRKDVVYGASGAKADYVNIGIIEGSHGTHVAGITAAHGLLGGKMNGAAPGAKLVSSRACTWSGGCTNVALTEGMIDLVVNRGVDIVNMSIGGLPALNDGNNARAQLYTRLIDEYGVQLVVSAGNSGPGVNTIGDPALADKVISVGASISRETWASNYGSAVSTPYAMMPFSSRGPREDGGFTPTLSAPGAAVNTTQTWLPGSPVAEAGYQLPAGYSMMQGTSMASPQAAGAMALMLSAAKQQGVELTPAKLRTAVTSQADRIPGAQAHEQGAGLLNVVDAWKEVLRGAHAHEYTVKAPVDTAIDQLLAEPGFGTGLYDREGGVKVGQEKVYEVTVTRTTGADRPIRHELWFENNHERTFRVVGSDEVSLPLNKPVTVKVAAKPRSAGVHSAVLEVNDPKTKGIDKQVLTTVVAAEQLAKPAFGLSAEGTVQRNSHRSYFVNVPVGAQSLEIALGGLAEDSQTRFVAIHPYGVPSDPTSTVNCYANYTNPANTCRPDLRSYPNPQPGVWEIEVESRRTSPLLDNPYKLDVAVLGATFAPAVQTLPEATVGQAAPVEWTVSNGFAAFDGKLKAGSLGSAKVTRPTIANHGEQRTTVEIGEGVERFDVAIGNVSDKSADLDVTVLRDGVAVGSSADGDSEESVSVLKPAPGTYTIVVDGYSVPSGETAYDYKDVYFSSSLGEIKVDESKTISLANGASAQFGAQVLVNGAAPEGRRFFGEVQLLNARGTAAGTGSVVIGKVTP